A single region of the Streptomyces virginiae genome encodes:
- a CDS encoding NUDIX domain-containing protein — MSKRKWLPPEEFAATLPKAACFGAVFFTDEDDRPVQLRATYSSTHPWQWPGGVAEPGERPWETAVRECLEETGLRLEGPPKLLATVFGLPGKDWPLATAGWVFDGGRLTPGQLAGIVLDPDEHDEVRVLAVPEWQGLMPGRDHTRLEAVMAARKAGVPAYFDTWDWEV, encoded by the coding sequence GTGAGCAAGCGGAAATGGCTGCCTCCGGAGGAGTTCGCGGCGACGCTGCCGAAGGCCGCGTGCTTCGGTGCCGTTTTCTTCACCGATGAGGACGACCGGCCCGTCCAGCTGCGGGCCACGTACTCCAGTACCCACCCGTGGCAGTGGCCGGGCGGCGTCGCGGAACCGGGCGAGCGCCCCTGGGAAACCGCCGTGCGGGAGTGCCTGGAGGAGACCGGCCTCCGCCTGGAGGGACCGCCGAAGCTCCTGGCCACCGTGTTCGGGCTGCCGGGCAAGGACTGGCCGCTGGCCACCGCGGGATGGGTCTTCGACGGCGGCCGGCTCACCCCCGGGCAGCTTGCGGGAATCGTGCTGGACCCGGACGAGCACGACGAGGTCCGCGTCCTGGCCGTCCCCGAGTGGCAGGGCCTGATGCCGGGACGCGACCACACTCGGCTCGAGGCCGTGATGGCCGCCCGCAAGGCCGGGGTCCCGGCGTACTTCGACACCTGGGACTGGGAGGTCTAG
- a CDS encoding class I SAM-dependent methyltransferase produces MSLFDSVARYYARYRPRLPDQVVQLLARQLAGGKAPTLLDLGAGTGQVALSMLPALPPAAHMDLVDQNDGMLRTALDELGPKLGERTATVHAVPAEKFAPAQPGYQADLVTCCRAFHWMDRPAVLAMADRVASPHAAVAIMGDGSLWTHQVEWTVALQSLIQSHLGAERRADTTGTYREPGRRYEDDLAESAFSDVAEHRIPFHRMWTPRSVLGYLRSTSFARPDLFADHAGFEGQAQALLLQHARDGVLHEDGVFTVLLARRPGAAR; encoded by the coding sequence GTGTCCCTGTTCGACTCGGTGGCCCGCTACTACGCCCGATACCGCCCCCGGCTGCCCGACCAGGTGGTCCAGCTCCTGGCCCGGCAACTAGCCGGGGGCAAGGCGCCCACGCTGCTGGACCTCGGTGCCGGCACCGGACAGGTCGCCCTGTCCATGCTGCCCGCTCTGCCTCCTGCGGCCCACATGGACCTCGTGGACCAGAACGACGGGATGCTTCGCACCGCGCTCGATGAGCTCGGGCCCAAGTTGGGCGAGCGCACCGCCACCGTGCACGCCGTCCCGGCTGAGAAGTTCGCCCCCGCCCAACCCGGCTACCAGGCGGATCTGGTCACCTGCTGCCGGGCGTTCCACTGGATGGACCGCCCCGCGGTACTGGCCATGGCCGACCGGGTGGCCTCGCCACACGCCGCCGTCGCGATCATGGGCGACGGCAGCCTGTGGACCCACCAGGTCGAATGGACCGTCGCGCTCCAGAGCCTGATCCAGTCCCATCTCGGAGCAGAGCGCCGCGCCGACACCACGGGCACCTACCGTGAGCCCGGCCGCCGCTACGAGGACGATCTCGCCGAATCCGCGTTCAGCGACGTCGCCGAGCACCGCATCCCCTTCCACCGCATGTGGACCCCCCGCAGCGTCCTGGGTTACCTGCGGTCCACGAGCTTCGCCCGGCCCGACCTCTTCGCCGACCACGCCGGATTCGAGGGCCAGGCCCAGGCGCTCCTGCTCCAGCACGCGCGGGACGGAGTCCTGCACGAGGACGGCGTGTTCACCGTGCTGCTCGCCCGCCGCCCCGGGGCAGCCCGGTGA
- a CDS encoding NUDIX domain-containing protein: MPPTRAHIQDVVSAYLDRYPIEAPLLAPLLRLLDEDAEPTSRSTMPGHITCSAVVVDHDRRVLLIHHNTFGLMLAPGGHVEAGDHSLLETALREVHEEAGIPPGALCATAAYGPLPIDIDVFDIDANPAKGEGAHQHWDFRFIFQLVDRDVEVTVQPEEVSAAEWCAFDEVPAPQLRAKLSASGLDGRIEPVNASALIHDGQGRYLLHLRDDRPGIWEPGSWALLGGGCEPGDTSLEETVRRELREEAGLEPGVVEPLAVELATGTDGLTVPVQVFTAQWNGDPARLPLTEGVMLAWFRPDAMGRLRLSPSTLDLVRRHAQHAARSTTAPQGGSCGPDGPKAGSTSVPHIVGVHLYLERDGQVLLGLRHPDSAYAGGTHHFLAGHCEQESAVTCLVREAQEEAGLLIDPADVELAHVVHMVDQPGDQPRIGFVFRARQWAGTPEVREPDRCVFWGWWPADGLPEPIVPYTRAAIEGIRAGRPYTELGWT, translated from the coding sequence TTGCCGCCCACCCGAGCCCACATCCAGGACGTCGTCTCCGCCTATCTGGATCGGTACCCGATTGAAGCGCCGCTGCTGGCACCTCTGTTGCGGCTGCTGGACGAGGACGCCGAGCCCACGAGCCGCTCGACCATGCCGGGGCACATCACGTGCAGCGCGGTCGTCGTCGACCACGACCGCCGTGTCCTACTCATCCACCACAACACCTTCGGACTGATGCTGGCACCAGGCGGGCACGTCGAGGCTGGGGATCACTCGCTGCTGGAGACGGCCCTGCGCGAGGTCCACGAGGAGGCCGGCATCCCGCCCGGCGCCCTGTGTGCCACCGCCGCATACGGTCCCCTGCCCATCGACATCGACGTCTTCGACATCGACGCCAACCCCGCCAAGGGCGAAGGCGCGCACCAGCACTGGGACTTCCGCTTCATCTTCCAGCTGGTGGACAGGGACGTCGAGGTCACGGTGCAGCCGGAGGAGGTCTCGGCCGCCGAGTGGTGCGCCTTCGACGAGGTCCCGGCCCCGCAGCTGCGGGCGAAGCTCTCCGCGTCTGGGCTCGACGGCCGCATCGAGCCGGTCAACGCCTCGGCGTTGATCCACGACGGGCAGGGCCGTTACCTGCTGCACCTGCGCGATGACCGGCCCGGTATCTGGGAGCCCGGGTCTTGGGCGCTGCTCGGCGGGGGCTGCGAGCCGGGTGACACCTCGCTCGAAGAGACCGTCCGCCGTGAACTGCGTGAGGAGGCCGGGCTCGAGCCGGGCGTCGTGGAGCCGCTCGCCGTCGAGCTCGCCACCGGCACCGACGGCCTGACCGTGCCGGTACAGGTGTTCACCGCCCAGTGGAACGGCGACCCCGCGCGCCTGCCGCTCACCGAGGGCGTGATGCTGGCCTGGTTCCGCCCCGACGCCATGGGGCGCCTGCGGCTGAGCCCCTCCACCCTGGACCTCGTACGCCGGCACGCCCAGCACGCTGCCCGCAGCACGACGGCGCCCCAGGGCGGATCCTGCGGGCCCGACGGGCCGAAGGCGGGCAGCACCAGTGTTCCGCACATCGTCGGCGTCCACCTCTATCTGGAACGCGACGGCCAGGTGCTGCTCGGCCTGCGCCACCCCGACTCCGCGTACGCCGGCGGCACCCACCACTTCCTCGCCGGGCACTGCGAGCAGGAGTCCGCGGTGACCTGCCTGGTTCGCGAGGCCCAGGAAGAGGCCGGCCTGCTCATCGACCCGGCCGACGTCGAGCTCGCGCACGTGGTGCACATGGTCGACCAGCCCGGAGACCAACCCCGTATCGGGTTCGTGTTCCGCGCCCGGCAGTGGGCCGGGACGCCCGAGGTCCGGGAACCGGACCGTTGCGTCTTCTGGGGTTGGTGGCCGGCCGACGGCCTTCCCGAGCCGATCGTCCCCTACACCCGCGCGGCGATCGAAGGCATCCGGGCCGGGCGCCCCTACACGGAGCTCGGGTGGACCTGA
- a CDS encoding GFA family protein yields the protein MDLTAPRIPPAVPVPLPKESYVPDPLVPPADAGVALEERAAAARAELVAGLEAAGHLHAGPVRGAFLAVRREVLMPQAYARRGRSDETPPRWDLLDWAVPADRDELLGLLYGGESVPVQHDGEPVLGRAPAPRSGGSMTAMSSTAGMTVALLQRLGLRPGQRVLDVGTGAGVTAAVACRIAGDAGVVTVDRDEHVTAAARERLALLGHRPTVVTGDGQHGWPASADYDRIFVSYAVTRVPDAWSQQLAVGGMALATLSTSSPSWPGLAVLTRTGSGRVTARLEAVRLGHRAGNGWSQLYLKPGLRGRIEAADGGSTRTTHTGPPPDDARGLWLALDHLHPGLVRNWAADHLVIGAPDCGSWVTARLGGSGSWTVMVCGPRDIWAEIQDTATRWQAAGSPSSYRLHLEPDGTQWVSAGSGPPELSWPLPTALQQATTVPSPSPEPTLTQKESHPVASSTPASTTARSGGCLCGKVQFTVTGEPDYPHTCSCRDCQGLSGAPMMSWVSFPLDGLAWSGAEPSWHYTWPDSKRGFCPSCGSQICALDDGATSIAVTLSALGNPPDLVPVNQSFRETAVPWLPQVPDTSS from the coding sequence GTGGACCTGACCGCCCCGCGCATCCCGCCCGCCGTCCCCGTTCCCCTGCCCAAGGAGTCGTACGTGCCTGATCCCCTCGTACCGCCCGCCGATGCCGGAGTCGCCCTTGAGGAGAGGGCGGCAGCCGCGCGGGCGGAGCTGGTCGCCGGACTGGAGGCCGCAGGCCACCTCCATGCGGGCCCGGTCCGGGGCGCCTTCCTCGCGGTGCGAAGGGAGGTGCTGATGCCGCAGGCGTACGCGCGGCGCGGCAGGTCGGACGAGACCCCGCCGCGCTGGGACCTGCTCGACTGGGCCGTGCCCGCGGACCGGGACGAGCTGCTCGGGCTGCTGTACGGCGGGGAGAGCGTGCCGGTCCAGCACGACGGCGAACCCGTCCTGGGCCGGGCGCCCGCCCCGAGGTCCGGCGGGTCGATGACGGCCATGTCCAGCACGGCCGGCATGACCGTCGCGCTCCTCCAGCGCCTCGGCTTGAGGCCGGGCCAGCGGGTCCTGGACGTCGGGACCGGCGCCGGGGTGACTGCGGCCGTCGCCTGCCGGATCGCGGGGGATGCGGGGGTGGTGACCGTGGACCGGGACGAGCACGTCACCGCCGCCGCTCGCGAACGACTGGCCCTGCTCGGTCACCGGCCCACGGTCGTGACGGGGGACGGACAGCACGGCTGGCCCGCCTCCGCGGACTACGACCGGATCTTCGTGTCGTACGCGGTCACGCGCGTGCCGGATGCCTGGTCGCAGCAGCTGGCCGTCGGCGGGATGGCGCTGGCGACCTTGTCGACGTCCTCGCCGTCCTGGCCGGGCCTGGCCGTCCTCACCAGGACCGGCAGCGGGCGTGTTACGGCCCGTCTGGAAGCGGTGCGGCTCGGACACCGGGCCGGCAACGGCTGGAGCCAGCTGTACCTGAAGCCCGGTCTGCGGGGCCGGATCGAGGCCGCGGACGGGGGCAGCACCCGCACCACGCACACGGGCCCGCCGCCGGATGATGCGCGGGGTCTGTGGCTGGCCTTGGACCACCTTCACCCCGGACTCGTACGGAACTGGGCTGCCGACCACCTAGTCATCGGGGCCCCGGACTGCGGGTCGTGGGTCACTGCCAGGCTGGGCGGCTCCGGGTCGTGGACGGTCATGGTCTGCGGGCCCCGCGACATCTGGGCGGAGATCCAGGACACCGCCACCCGATGGCAGGCTGCCGGATCCCCTTCCTCCTACCGGCTGCACCTCGAACCGGACGGAACCCAGTGGGTCAGCGCCGGCAGCGGGCCGCCCGAGTTGTCCTGGCCGCTGCCCACCGCCCTCCAGCAGGCAACGACCGTCCCATCGCCGTCGCCCGAGCCCACCCTGACGCAGAAGGAGTCCCACCCCGTGGCCTCATCCACCCCGGCTTCCACCACGGCCCGTTCGGGCGGCTGCCTGTGCGGGAAGGTCCAGTTCACGGTCACCGGGGAGCCCGACTACCCCCACACCTGCAGTTGCCGGGACTGTCAGGGCCTGTCGGGGGCACCGATGATGTCGTGGGTCTCCTTCCCGCTCGACGGTCTGGCCTGGTCCGGAGCCGAGCCGTCGTGGCACTACACGTGGCCGGACTCCAAGCGCGGCTTCTGCCCGTCCTGCGGCAGCCAGATCTGCGCCCTCGACGACGGCGCCACCAGCATCGCGGTCACGCTCTCCGCGCTGGGCAACCCGCCCGACCTGGTCCCGGTCAACCAGTCCTTCCGGGAAACCGCCGTGCCCTGGCTGCCCCAGGTCCCCGACACCAGCAGCTGA
- a CDS encoding winged helix-turn-helix transcriptional regulator, which produces MSQSETTNLGATRICSIADALDIVGGRWSLLFLRELSFGVHRFTDIQINTGAPRRMLALRLHTLEEAGVIERRRYCDHPPRDEYLLTAAGQGLLPVLQALREWGERHIAPDRQIYTGVDDHGP; this is translated from the coding sequence GTGAGTCAGAGTGAAACGACGAATCTCGGAGCTACCCGGATCTGCTCCATCGCTGACGCGCTCGACATCGTCGGCGGGCGCTGGAGTCTGCTCTTCCTTCGGGAGCTGAGTTTCGGGGTCCACCGATTCACGGACATCCAGATCAACACTGGTGCCCCCCGTCGGATGCTCGCGCTACGCCTGCACACCCTGGAAGAGGCCGGGGTCATCGAACGCCGCCGGTACTGCGACCACCCCCCGCGTGACGAATACCTGCTCACGGCGGCCGGGCAGGGGCTTCTCCCGGTTCTGCAGGCACTGCGGGAGTGGGGTGAGCGCCATATTGCACCCGACCGTCAGATATACACCGGCGTTGACGACCACGGCCCTTGA
- a CDS encoding GNAT family N-acetyltransferase: MPEPRLATPADAAEIARLRSENILSEPLDEAWLTTCADQLALRLQDGGDARAYVVDSPTGGLATCALGLVHAVLPAPKYPKGLAVRIHAVATDPTQRRRGYAKAALAALLDHLEHDGVTLYELYASDGSAPLYEQLGFAANPALMRMTRFPAVEGNAS; the protein is encoded by the coding sequence GTGCCCGAACCCCGCCTCGCCACCCCTGCCGATGCCGCCGAGATCGCCCGCCTGCGGTCGGAGAACATCCTCAGCGAACCCCTCGACGAAGCCTGGCTCACCACGTGTGCCGACCAGCTCGCCTTACGCCTCCAAGACGGCGGGGACGCCCGCGCGTACGTCGTCGACTCCCCCACCGGCGGGCTCGCCACCTGCGCCCTCGGCCTGGTCCACGCCGTCCTGCCCGCCCCGAAGTACCCCAAGGGGCTGGCCGTGCGGATCCACGCGGTCGCCACCGACCCCACCCAACGGCGCCGCGGCTACGCCAAAGCCGCGCTCGCAGCCCTCCTCGACCACCTGGAGCACGACGGGGTGACCCTGTACGAGCTGTACGCCAGCGACGGTTCCGCACCGTTGTACGAGCAGCTCGGCTTCGCGGCGAACCCGGCACTCATGCGGATGACGCGCTTCCCCGCCGTCGAAGGGAACGCGTCGTGA
- a CDS encoding phosphotransferase → MPVDVHLILRRDGERGPEVLLSRRAGPVYASGLWHLPSGHLDPDEDMVKAVIREALEETGVLIQAEDVTAAVTVHHRPPVGSRSRIGVFFEVRRWSGQPRIMESDRCDGMDWYPLDTLPDPMVAYCRAGLDAYRAHLPAAVHFQQPGDAIEHRPDGPDRTRLLSGPPVRGVEVPYRLRMFAEQAVGRIAEATEVSWMRTGSRVWRLTGPGGGTWYLKRHRGAKFHDREVAAYRSWVPALGERAPRLVAAATDAQALVVTALPGHPLHGMALGADDEARVQQALGRLVSALHRSAPELPAAAATAATAADKIKRHLDGARPYLADGDEDLVLALVGAYADLPKPTLVPTHGDLQYRNVLLDGDGEPLLFDFERSEYNTATRDMVRLSDTWTGRPDLRAAFLNGYGRSLTPAEELRLDCEAAFDAVSGVAYGTSHDDPEVTERGHRTLRRLRTQHP, encoded by the coding sequence GTGCCGGTCGACGTCCACCTCATCCTGCGCCGCGACGGCGAGCGCGGACCGGAGGTGCTGCTGTCCCGCCGGGCCGGACCGGTGTATGCGTCGGGCCTGTGGCATCTGCCGTCCGGGCACCTCGACCCCGACGAGGACATGGTCAAGGCCGTCATCCGGGAAGCCCTCGAGGAAACAGGGGTACTCATCCAGGCGGAGGACGTGACCGCGGCGGTCACCGTCCACCACCGCCCACCGGTGGGATCCCGGTCCCGTATCGGCGTCTTCTTCGAAGTCCGCCGCTGGTCGGGCCAGCCTAGGATCATGGAGTCGGACCGGTGCGACGGCATGGACTGGTACCCCCTGGACACCCTGCCCGACCCGATGGTGGCGTACTGCCGGGCCGGACTGGACGCCTACCGCGCCCATCTCCCCGCCGCCGTGCACTTCCAACAGCCGGGCGACGCCATCGAGCACCGGCCGGACGGCCCCGACCGCACCCGCCTGCTCAGCGGGCCGCCCGTCAGAGGGGTGGAGGTGCCGTACCGGCTGCGGATGTTCGCGGAACAGGCCGTCGGCCGGATCGCGGAGGCGACGGAGGTGTCCTGGATGCGCACCGGCAGCCGGGTATGGCGGCTGACAGGACCCGGGGGCGGCACCTGGTACCTGAAGCGGCACCGCGGCGCGAAGTTCCATGACCGGGAGGTCGCAGCGTACCGGTCATGGGTGCCGGCCCTCGGGGAGCGTGCTCCCCGTCTCGTCGCCGCCGCCACCGATGCGCAGGCCCTCGTCGTTACCGCGCTGCCCGGGCACCCGCTGCACGGCATGGCTCTCGGCGCCGACGACGAAGCGCGCGTCCAGCAGGCCCTGGGCCGTCTCGTAAGCGCCCTTCACCGCAGCGCACCCGAGCTGCCCGCCGCAGCCGCCACGGCCGCCACGGCCGCGGACAAGATCAAACGTCATCTGGACGGGGCCCGCCCGTACCTGGCCGACGGGGACGAGGATCTGGTCCTCGCCCTCGTCGGCGCTTACGCGGACCTCCCGAAGCCCACGCTCGTGCCCACCCACGGGGACCTGCAGTACCGCAACGTCCTGCTGGACGGCGACGGTGAACCCCTGCTGTTCGACTTCGAGCGCTCCGAGTACAACACCGCGACCCGCGACATGGTGCGGCTGAGCGACACCTGGACCGGTCGGCCCGACCTGCGCGCCGCGTTCCTCAACGGCTACGGCAGATCGCTCACCCCTGCCGAGGAGCTACGCCTGGACTGCGAGGCCGCCTTCGACGCCGTCTCCGGCGTCGCCTACGGCACCAGCCACGACGACCCCGAGGTCACCGAGCGCGGCCACCGCACCCTGCGCCGGCTCCGAACCCAACATCCCTAG